TTCCTGCCAAGTGGGAGGCCGACCCCCCTGCCCGGTGTGAGCCCCTGGCAGCCGGGGGACGGGCACCGGGACAGACAGGGCAAGCAATCACATGGGCCCTCTCACAGCACTTTAATTGAGGAGCGGGTTTGCCCAGCGGGGCTGGCGCTGCGTCCGCTGCTCCCGTCTCTCCAGCTGCAGCTCAGCCCGGGGGCCAGCCCATCTGACGCCCGCCCAGCACGTGCAAGTGCAGGTGGTAGACGGACTGAGACCCCTGCTTCCCGTCGTTGATCACTGAAAGGCAGAGACACGGGGTGAGTGTGCCAGGCCCTGCAGGCagggtgagtggggtggggctggcctcCCCCGTGGGCAGGGCATGTGGGGTGGCACGAGAGGGCGGGGCCGGcactgcaggaagggtggcctgGGGCAAGTGAGGCAGGGTCATCCCCCTACAGGCGTGGCATGGTGAGAGGGCTGGGTTGGCCCCCTATGGGCGGGGCAAGTGGggtggggccagccccctgcgGGCGTGGCCTGGCGAGAGGGTGGGGGCCGGTGGGTGGCACGGGGGCTGGCCCCCTGCACGTGTGGCATGGCGAGAGGGTGGGGCCCGGCCCGCTATGGGTGGGCTGGGGCAAGTGGGGCGGGTTTGGCCTCCTATGGGCTGGGCGGGGCCAGCCCCCTGTGGGCGTGGCATGGCATGAGCATGGGGGCCGGTgggtgggggtgagtggggcGGGGTTTGCCCCCTGCAGGCGTGGCATGGCGAGAGGGCCGGGTTGGCCCCCTATGGGCCGGGCGAGAGGGCggggccagccccgccccctgagggCAGGCcggccccgccacccagagcagggtgctagggcagtggtggggggcacAACACGTGCTGAGGCCACAGGGCCATGGGGGGCGCAGGCAGGGCCCCAGCCCGAGCGCCATGGGGAGACGACGCTCCAGGGCAGGGACGCAGGGACGTGCTGGGGGGCACCAGTGGCTCACACACGTCTGGGGCagggtcccagctgggctggcagcGGGCGACGCTGACGAGCGCCAGGGAaaccccagggcagggcagggcagggcagggagccgggCGCTCCCCAGCGCAGGGGGTCCCAGCAACTCACCCACTCGGTAGCCATCCACCAGCCCCTCCACCGTCGCCGTCTGACTGGCCACCAGCAGCAGGTGCCCCAGGAGCTGGGCGTGAGCAGAGGGGCAGGTTGAGGGGGGAAATGGGCACCccaggcagcacccccagcacccctccccaGGGACCTAGAGCGCCGCAGCCCTGAACCTCCCCCAGAGCACccaccttcacccccagccccagggggacAGCCAGGCAGGGGGCAGCCGGGCTCTGGAGGGAGGGCAGCCCCCCAAGGTCAGAGCCAGCCCGTACACCCCCCGCCCCGTGGTTCTGGTGCCAGCACCCCCTCCAGCCAGCACCTGGGGCTGTCCAGCCCCCTTCCTGTGCCCAGCCCCTCGGCTCCCCACTGGGCAGCGCTCCCCGccccaggggaaggggccctgtccAGTGGCTCCGCTCACCTCTGCGTCCCCCGCGGCCACGCGGCTCAGCCTGGGGATGGGGCGCTTGGGGATCACCAGGAAATGCACGGGGGCCTGCGGGGCCACGTCCCGGAAGGCGAGGCACTGCGGGGAGAGCACCGTGAGCACTGCTGCCAGGGGCACCCACTGCCCACTGGGGCAAGCGCCAGCTTAGCCAGGGCTGGGACCACAGGGTCACTGCCCCCCCGACCCTTCCCCCACGGGGCCACTGACACACTCCCTGCAGGGGTCacatcacccccagccctgctccgcacCCCACGGGGCTGGGCTCCATGCCAAGTGCCAGAGCGTTTGCCCTCCACACTGGGAAGCTAAACccggggctgcagggaagcaagggggctgggccagggagctcggggggggcccctctgggaggcggggggggcacTCACCCTTCAGCCatcacccagcccagccaggctgaCTTCTCCTACCTCTGGCAGCCTGTTCCCAGCAAAGGGGAGGGCCCAGTTGGAATCCCCCTGCCCTAGCCAGGGGCCGAGGGGTGAAGGGGCTGGcgggtgctgccccaggagcagggcagggctcagaGTCCCTgtgcatacagagggacctagacaaattagaggattgggccaaaagaaacctgatgaggttcaacaaggacaagtgcagagtcctgcacttaggacagaagaatcccatgcactgctacagactagggaccgaatggctgggcagcagttctgcagaaaaggacctaggggttacagtggacgaaaagctgaatatgagtcgacagtgtgcccttgttgccaagaaggctaatggcattttgggatgtataagtaggggcatttccagcagatcgagggatgtgatcattcccctctattcagcactggtgaggcctcatctggagtactgtgtccagttttgggccccacactacaagaagaatgtggaaaaattggaaagagtccagcggagggcaacaaaaatgattagggggctggagcacatgacttatgaggagaggctgagggaactgggattgtttagtctgcagaagagaagaatgaggggagatttgatagctgctttcaactacctgaaagggggttccaaagaggatggatctagactgttctcagtggtagaagatgacagaacaaggagtaatggtctcaagttgcagtgggggaggtttaggttggatattaggaaaaactttttcactaggagggtggtgaagcactggaatgggttacctagggaggtggtggaatctccttccttagaggtttttaaggcccggcttgacaaagccctggctgggatggtttagttgggtttggtcctgctttgagcagggggttggactagacacctcctgaggtcccttccaaccctgagattctgtgattctatggcagagacctgggcctgcccctgcctcaccccaggaCCTGGCCTTCCGTGCCCAAGGGAGCTGTTCTCCCAGCCCCAGGCCATGgcatcctcccccctgccccacccaccatGCTGGGAGCCAAGTGGCAAGGCCTCAGCAGGGtgtgcccagggcaggcagcaacGTGCCCCTGCTCAGTGGTGGCA
The DNA window shown above is from Mauremys mutica isolate MM-2020 ecotype Southern chromosome 6, ASM2049712v1, whole genome shotgun sequence and carries:
- the HINT2 gene encoding histidine triad nucleotide-binding protein 2, mitochondrial, translated to MAAAALRGARGSAWRWGQRCYVAAGGQDGEVQKAQRAAEASEGPGQRPPTIFSKIIDRTIRADILYEDDKCLAFRDVAPQAPVHFLVIPKRPIPRLSRVAAGDAELLGHLLLVASQTATVEGLVDGYRVVINDGKQGSQSVYHLHLHVLGGRQMGWPPG